The nucleotide window GGGAAAAAAAACAGAGCATTCAAGTATAGGATGAAAATTCAAAACATACTGTATTAGCATCAGTTTCATTCATTCCAAGTTGCTGATAATGTCGAAGTAATTCCTCCTTCTGAGGCCTGTGCTGGTTAATGACATCCCACTCAGTTACTGTCCTCTCCTTGGCTGCCACATCTTTCTCCGTGCTGCTTGACACGTAGTCCCCAAACCCCATAGATATTCCATCCGCAACTAAATTAGCAAAACCTAGCACCAAAACATCAActgcaacaacaaaaacaaacattTACACAGTAAGCTAGCTGCAATATTCTCCATTGAACAAACTCATAGATAAACTGTTTCTATGGCttcatctttaattttatggtttcatatattataatatttgttgcaATTTTGAAAGTCGAAATTactcgatatatatatatatatgtgtggaCAAGGACAAGACCAAATGTGaaatgaaatcatttttcttgggTACCAGAGGAAAGATGGCCAGCAGAGATGGAAGAAATGAGGGAGAAAGAAGTGACAATGGCATCAAGCCCTGCATACACGATGCTCTTCACTACTTCTCCTTTCCATGGCTCTTTCGGTCTCCCATTCTTCCCCTTCCCTTTCTCCAATTCTCCATCTAATGATCTCAGTAATGGCGCCTTAAATCCACCGTTGCTGTTTGTTTCCGCCATTTTTTCTGATCAATTCACTTCGACTACTCGATCGGGGAGGGTAAAAAGTGTTTTATGCAATTGGTATGTACACGTGTTAAGCTGTTATTTATTGTTGTGAAGAATTTGTCATCGATgcatctttcttcttccttcacGTGTCCATTTCCACTTTTTAGCATCTTGTAAACGGCGTGTGGCAGCCACAGTACCCTTCACCTAAGGTTCCTTAATTTACCCATTTTACGcctaatttgtttttattattaaaaaataataagatgtATGAATGGATATTTGATATTGAAATTTGGGACAAGGGTCAAAAATGCAAGGATCAAAAAATGTCATCTGTTCGTAGtttgattcaaaaatatttatttttcaagttaaatatatatatatatattttttaatacattcttttctaataatattttttaaattagcaaatatttatcttatttcaattcagaaaaaaatgaaaatatttcttattttattataattattttttgtgatgaatatactatgatcttatatatatggcATATATTATTGTCTAAAGggtaaataaagttattttattttaattgataaaatgagattaagaagaaaaaaaattcctacatttttatttgttaaagtgattttaaaagaaagaaaacaagaacaatgttctttaataatatgttaattaggaagaagatatgtttaaaaagaaaaaattaatatatttatttgaaaaaggcatttttgacccatttagtAACTATAGGGGtatttttggaccaaagtattgactgcaagagcatttttgaaccaaagtattgacggcAAGGTCATTTTTTagccaaactataaacgaaggacatttttattcctttcacatagtttaaggacatttttgatCCTTTTTCCTTAAAGTTTAGATAAGTGAATCAAagtatatacatatgaatatTTGAAGAGTATATAAGTGTGATGATTAGTGATGGTTAATGTAAATTGGTGATGATGTTGACTACTAGAGATGGTTATTAATAGTATTTAGCTATGATGGTCGAAGGCAATAGTGagtaatattaattattgataGTAATAGTTGATGATAATGATGGCAGATAATTGTGTGATGGACTACAAAATTAATGAATGATAATGGTGGTGGTTATTGATATATGAAGTGATGATGGTTAATGGTAGTGATTATCACTAATGATAATGGTGATTGGTGATGTTGATggtaaatgatgatgatgattgtcAATATATATAGTGGTGATTAATGATGGTAATTGTCGATAGTGATAATGTTGGTTGATGGTGAATATTGGTGATGATCGTAAAAGATGGCTAATGACAGTGATACAACGATGATGATTGTGGGTGAGTTGGTTGATAATGATGCACAGTGACAACAATAATGGTAATTAGGGGTGAAAGTAGATGAAATAGTGATGAACGGTTATATTTATAGAATCTTTTTAATGGATGTTGATATTAAAACTTCGCTATAATCTTAATCATATAGATCTATCTGACTTattaaacaattataaaattaaataattataaaagcACTTAACgattaaaattgaataattaattcaaacctAAAAACAAACTGATACAATTATCAACTCCCTTACGTGCAAACAAATAAGGTCTAAGATAATTTTCACGCTGAAATAAAGTTCATAAGCTTTCAATCTATAAAGCGGCTGGGTTATCTTCTTATGGAGGAAAGGTCAAATTAGTAGTACTTGTCTCTACTATGATTTTAACTCAATCTCCAAAATTTTCACTCACTTCATTAATCGTTAAATCACTCTCGAATGTTATTAGAAGTTAGATCATACCTTAGATATTATGAAGACTCGACTTAGATCTTAAATAAGATAAAGAACCTAACCAACTGTCTGACCAAAAATTAGCATTACTGCATCCATATTCATCATCTAAAGATGGACTAAATTCCCTCAGAGGAACAAATCTGATAAATGTGTACCACCTTACATGAATTGcaataaagtatatatatattatatttttttttaaaagagccTAGCATTTTGTTGCCATATTACAACTATGAAAGCtaatcaaaattgaaataatagaCTAAGCTAGAGTCTCTACTTTTTGTTTTAGACCAAAGgtctcttctcttcttcctcttcaatGCCTATCTGAAATCTGTTATCTTCAGTCTCGCGAGGTTTCTCAGTTTGTTGAAGAGGGATAATTTTCTGCGGCCTAGGATGCGGGGGTTTGTTTTCAGGCAACATCTTCATTATGATGCACATACACATCAACAGCAATCCAGTACCATGTTGTTCGGTCAAAGGCTTTGTGAATATCAAGTATGAAAGCAATAATGTTACAGCCTTCCTTGCAGTTGTAATCTGATAATGTCAATGCAGTTAATGATTTGTACAAATTCAAGCAAATGCGAGTTCAAGTTGGAGATGTATACACACGGTCATAATGAGATAATCAAGAAACTTCGTTAAAGGACAAGTCTTAATAGAAACAAACCATTGTAGTAGTGGCAGCACCAAATATTGCTACGAGGGAAAGGACAGACACTTGCCCCACGAAAGTAGCGCAGGCTTCAAACACCAAGACTCCGTAAACATAGGGATGCTGCaggagaaaaagaaacaagGTAAGCAGGAAAAAAGGTTGAAACAAGATGCATGTTTCTGGTGATGATTACCTGAGCACATGCAGGCCATGCTATCCTTAGTTCTCCTGTTACAATCATAGCCACAAACAAGATAGGAAAGCCGACAATTGTTGAGCAGTAGAGCATCTCCATCTGTTAAAGTTAAAGGTTAAACAAACACTCCTAAAGGTGTGAACTAGTCATAAGTTTGTCATGAACGAGTATTCTCGTGATTAAGCATCATATTGAATGCAAAAGCACATTAAATAAACCTGTATTGTGTTAGGATTAGACGTGAAGATTGCCTCTTGATAATTCCCCACAAAAGAATCCATAACCAAAGCACCAGATATCATTAGCACACCAATTAAGCTGAAATTTGGCGAGGTTTGTGCATCAGCCAAAGTGAAAAGAATCAGGCCTGCTACCAAGAGTACTGCCGAAACATATTCATGGGGTGGATATTTTCGTCGCAGACCGGGCACGAAAGCCCCCATTACCATGACAGGCAAAACCTGAAATATTTGTAAATGGAACATGAAGCTTGTAAAGTACAACAGACTAATAAACTTCTATCCCACTAATCAATGAGACGCACAAAATTGTTATTCCACCAAGATTATCATTAATCATGTTGTGTCCTGGACTATGAAGAATAAAAAGTTAACGACTCTAATTGCACAAAATCTTATGTTAAAGGAAAGGCAGTTGTCAAGGTGCACCAAAAGGCACTTGGTTAACTGAAATatcatatttgtttattttgtccCTTATTGTTCTTATTGATAAGTTTAGCATAGGAAACAACTTAAAAGTCCTTCGAGATCTGTCATAAAATTGGTCTACCATATTTACCAAAGACGGGGATCTCTGATTGGTATTCTTTTCCTACTAATTTCATCTAGGCTGCTTctgtaattttaatatattagaGATGAGCATCTTCTCTTTGCGAGAAAGAGAGGAATTGACATAGGTATTCACCTTGGCAGATTTGAACATGATTTGTGCTGGATAGTTGAGGAAAGCCAAAGACCCTTTTGTTAACCCATGTGAGCCCATGAGAACGGTAGAGAGCTTAACATAATCCTTCCACGGGTTCACCATTTGCTTAGGAGTAAAACCATTGAGGAAATGAATAAGAGCCACATAAACCAATCCTTGAACAAAGGTAAAGTACCATCCATAGCTGCATTTAGTCAAATACCCACCACATAACCAAATTAATCTCTAAACGCAGATCAAGtccaaaatatttaatgatgatCCTAAAAAGGAAACATGTCAAATTACCTGAATTGAAGCCTATTATATACATATTCCTGTAATTGATCATGAAAATTAAGGTAAAATCAGACATATTCATAACATTCTCATCATGAAAGATACAGAACATGCTTTGTAACTCTAACTGCAAAAGAGAAATACTTCGGTATATAGCTTATAAGCTAAGAAAAACTGAGTAATGTTCTACAATGCTCTCGCCCCCCAACATACTAGATATTTGAAAGCATTTACCAAATTCTAAATCATGACATTGGAAAAGCTAAAATTAGCTTCACCTTTACAAAGGAAATATACTCAAGTGCACTAGTAAAGTCCAATATAATGTCAATTGGTACCAGTACCAGGAATAACATGGAGCCAGAAACAACTGTAATAAACATCTAGCTACGCTTGCGTATTAAGGAAAAAAGCAAGGGCCCTTGAAGTGAAAACACAGGCAAAAGCTGGAAAACAACAATTTCTTTATCTAACAGTAAAGAGAATTCTTCTGCAAAATGGACCACAAAGGGGTCCCAAGAAAAAGATTCAACATTGTAGAGACATTAGAAAACAACAATTATATAAATGAGTTACTATCATGAATGATAAAGATCTCCACAATATGTTACAAACTTAGTGCATTCAATCAGTATTGTCCTCtaatataatcaattttttaaattgaaactCATAACATGAAATCAAACACATTTTAAGCCAGAAAAATTAAGCCCAAAACATAGTACtaaacatgcaaaaaggaaaaaaaaatcaaacaaaaacttCCACCTACTGAAAATTCTTGTTGACCAAAAATCCCaaaaatcaaaacccttccttttatgatgatttctcAGTGACCAAACACCAGATAAAAAAATGGGCAATTCTTGGTGACCAAACAGCAGacaaaaaaattgcagaacAAAAAATAGAGATTCATAAAACTTGCCTCACAGACGCCATTAACAAGATACCCAAAGAAGAACCCAGAAGAGCATAACAGGAATTGTTGCCATCTGGGTCGGGTCGAAAGAGAAATACCAAACAGAAACAGAGATTGATCATCATTcttcatctttaattttttttcttttgtttgttcttCCCCTTTTCGGCAAACAATTTTATTAAAAAGGGCGGCCTCAAAAAGTGCTCTTGGACTTCGTAATAAATCAACTTAGCTGATTCAAAGCTTGCATGTTGACTTTGGGTAcacaaaaaacaaacaaattctaAGAATTTAAGGAAAACGTATCGGTTCCATTAcgttaacaaaaaaaaaaaacaagaattaaTCATAGACACACATGTGGGCTTCAataaagaatcaagaaaatgagaagctTTGGTGAAAgcagagaagagaagagggtGATGGGGGTGGGGGGCGGGAGGAGACTTGGAAGTCTACACAGTTTTGAGATGACAGAGTACTAAGGGgaatagagaagaagaagattctgCTAATCTTCAATTGTGATTATATAGACCTCTTTCTTAAATTGTGCGACTAAATTTAGTCCTCCTTTTACTtctaaagtaaaaaataaaaaatttacttgcTCTATTCCTTTTTACACTTTGTTTGATGCTTATctgtattgttagtttaaatataatatttatttttataaatttttttatatcatatatttaaatTCATCATTAGATAACGAAAAAAAGTCTCATTTTTATGTAAGGACTAATtcaatgtaattgtgttattatcttaatattttcttctcattttgtctttatttattatttaataatcatattttattttcttgtattacCTTTTCATAATAGTTCTACCTCATTCCTTACTTTTATCATAGGTTTATCACTCAATAATTTCTAATGtatgatattatattataaaggAGAACGATATAATCAATCTAAATATTGTATTcgttaaaataatacaatacgatataatataatatgacacatcataaaaaaatacttaacaACTATCCAAATAAAGTGTTAATTgtcacataattaattaaattaattttcaaaactaaattaaattacattaatttaataatgttagtcaaagtttatATGGTTTGAACAGGTAAATAGAAACAGAAGGAGTATTTGACTATTCTTGTATGATgataagttttccttttttaaaggtaatatttttttttatcatagaAATAATCTAGATACCATTTAATTCGCTTTAAGAGactaaaatgagaaaaactacATGCTTTTCTTTATTGAAGATGAAGATTTAACGcgttttattaaatatttgaggaccaaataaatattcatttaaTTGAGAGCCCAAAAGTACAACTATACCTTCTCTTCTTGATTATTATAATTAAGTAAAGATTAAGTAGTTTTCTATTAACTTCAATGTCAACATATCTATATCATAATCAAGTAAAGATTAATTAGTTTTCTATTAACTTCAATGTCAAGTTGTCAACTTATATTGAAACGTCAAAGTGGAGGAAATTATATGTTTAGTCTTACTAACGTATAGGAGTTATTATTAATTAACACCTTCATAAactatggaaaaaaaaaagaataatcaaATACTTCTGCCCATGGACCAAGGAAAGTATATAGTAAATTATTTCTGAATTATAAAGcaaatcaaatttataattgtatCTCGTATCTCATGAACCAAGCAAAGTACAATACTTTTACCTTATTCCACTAACTATTAATTTTGTGAATCATGTCATACAATCTTATATATTCATAATTTCCAAGAACAACAATGATTTTTTATCAATCGTATATAtccaataaaataaagtataaataaaatcgttatattttatatgattacGTTGTTCATAGAGATTAGTACGTACTTCATATGAATCAGTTATTTATTCTacaaaatttgaacttaattaaatcTTTATATAATATGGAGGTATTTGAATACTTGTATAGTTGTATAAAGTTTTAAACTTATATAAGATATAGCTGTATACTGTTATCAAGCATAATGAGAATACTTGAGTAACAATAGATATTTTTGTAACTTAAATTCTACTCTAATTAAGATCGAATAGTTTGTTTAATTAGCGTAATTAGTAGCAAATTATTGAGCTAGTTATTGCACTCTATTATTTTTGCATTCCATGATTGAATAaggattgatgaattattaTAATGCAAATTAAGAAATGTATTCCTTAAAGAGGAAATGTGACTGGTAGATGTAATGCAAAAATAATTagtgtttaaatttatttatatatgtctgGAGAGGATATGTGACTGGTAGGAATTTGATATAGTAGAGGATTGAAGGGTTGATTTTCTTTCCTAATGAGTTATAGTGAAGTATTATTACAAATGAATTATATGAATGAGTaaagtattttaaattataaattatacgAATTTAAATTTCACAAATGAATTTTGGTTAAGAGAATGGATAAATTTTAACTCCAaatcttaaataaattatgaattaacATTGAGTCGTCTGAAGAACAAGATAAGCTGAGTAAGTTTGTATCTTGTGGTAAGTTAAAGACATTTACTTAAAGAATTCTAATAAAACTCATATACCCTACATTGTTCGATAAATATTATagatcataaaataaaaaaacgtttaattaatataaatatttttaataagatatTCATATCAGACGGAGGAAATATAtgctatgaaaaaaaaaacactttgtAATGGAATGATTTGGTAAAATATCTCCCTCAGGTATTAGTGTTTAAGTGGTTTATGATTTCACATCTTCCAATAAATTAGTTATAATTAGAGAGTGATagaacttaaaaataaattaatttctaCTAATACCTACATACTCAAAGGCTTCTACTGGTCCACATTTTGCTTGAGCCACAAGATCAAGACAAAACTTTTGATGATCTTGCTTTGGACAGACTCATCAAACTTTACTCTAATGTCACGTTGTCACAATCTCTAAGTTTCTAATGCTTTCTccgtttttttttacttgtcaaattttgataaaatattaaatagatttactcattatattttttaaagaatgttAACTCAATGTTAGTAAATTGAAAgtataataggaaaaagaaATTATCCCTccttaatttatcaaaaaataacaagtaaaaagggaTATTAAATTAGGAagtatttgacaaataaaataggaacaaagggagtatttattttgattaaacaAAGGTTattaacattaattttaaattattagttttcttgatcaaattttttaaaagtaaaaaatgtttatttataaaaaataatatatattatcagAGAGTTTAAGTGTTTGATCAAGAtttcagaaagaaaaaatatatttttatgaaatatcacaagttatttgtcaaaattgaaaaaatgatttttcttctaaaaattatttctgttagtttttaatatattttaatattaaattaaaatattgagcGCACATATTAATGGATAAAAATTGACAAGGAGatgatcaatattttttatgtaactGCGTCTACTAGAGTCGTGATCTACCACTAACTACTCACCAATCCGATGCAATATTACTATCGGactattttgttatttaatctATGAAAGAGTTCTAAACTTATAAATCCTGGTGTTTTATctttgcatagacaatatgaaAAAGACGAGAAATGTAACAAAATATGATAGTGAAGTTAATATAGTAAAAGAGGAAATTgagataaaggaaaaatattttaagttttcaaCTTATTTATTGTATGTAAAAAAAAGAGTATGATTGAGTCAACGAAGTTGTTAGACTGTTGTACTTTAGAGAGAATaagtgaaaaattatattatttaaacaGTGTAAATTATACAATGATGGACTTGAATCTCTTTAAAAAGAgtgaaatatttatgatttagcttgtagtgcatatttttattcttctttgttagttttatctttcaattagtataatttattatatgGAGTAGTCACCAACAATTAGAATCTTGTGCAAATACAAATTACTATATAATATTGGTAAAAGTATTTCTCAATAAAGTTATTACTctgtaaaactattttttcaaaaaacacttctgac belongs to Solanum stenotomum isolate F172 chromosome 1, ASM1918654v1, whole genome shotgun sequence and includes:
- the LOC125853227 gene encoding UDP-galactose/UDP-glucose transporter 4-like — translated: MKNDDQSLFLFGISLSTRPRWQQFLLCSSGFFFGYLVNGVCEEYVYNRLQFSYGWYFTFVQGLVYVALIHFLNGFTPKQMVNPWKDYVKLSTVLMGSHGLTKGSLAFLNYPAQIMFKSAKVLPVMVMGAFVPGLRRKYPPHEYVSAVLLVAGLILFTLADAQTSPNFSLIGVLMISGALVMDSFVGNYQEAIFTSNPNTIQMEMLYCSTIVGFPILFVAMIVTGELRIAWPACAQHPYVYGVLVFEACATFVGQVSVLSLVAIFGAATTTMITTARKAVTLLLSYLIFTKPLTEQHGTGLLLMCMCIIMKMLPENKPPHPRPQKIIPLQQTEKPRETEDNRFQIGIEEEEEKRPLV
- the LOC125877901 gene encoding membrane protein of ER body 1-like, producing the protein MAETNSNGGFKAPLLRSLDGELEKGKGKNGRPKEPWKGEVVKSIVYAGLDAIVTSFSLISSISAGHLSSVDVLVLGFANLVADGISMGFGDYVSSSTEKDVAAKERTVTEWDVINQHRPQKEELLRHYQQLGMNETDANTVVNIFAKYRDIMIDEKMAIQKGLLPPDQADKPWKSGIITFTAFIVFGCAPLLAFIVLIPFTKNDTYKFIGACVFSAVALALLGIAKAKIASQNYALSAGITLFNGLIAGAAAYGIGWTLRNVAGLEE